Proteins from one Pseudodesulfovibrio sp. JC047 genomic window:
- a CDS encoding amidohydrolase, which produces MNQSKESVLFPRPCDLLVRADIIVTQDAERRVLHDAGVAITDGLVVAVAEYPHLEATYRPTQRLDMGGKMLMPGLVNGHTHLPMTLFRGFADDLPLMEWLEKHIWPVETQLTDELLEIGANIGCCEFIRTGCTTFLNGYFNEYVTGNAAYDTGLRAVLGEGFFHFPSPHFPTAEDCWQTIRALDARYEGNERIRTAVTPHAAFTVNPDELQASFELAEALDVPWQVHLAESPAETTLCLEKHGKRPVELLRSLGLLTARTTLHHCVDITDDEIAALADNAVNVVHNPASNLKLCSGVSPVQKMIEAGVTVGLGTDGASSNNQLNMFRDMALAALIGKVRHNDASAMSAQTVLDMATVNSAQCLGWPELGRIEAGCPADMIALDLASPNLVPMFSPVSHAVYAATGMEVCMTMVAGEILYLYGDFRTIDMQALKRNAFRAVEWVRSKAER; this is translated from the coding sequence ATGAATCAATCAAAAGAATCAGTTCTTTTTCCTCGTCCGTGCGACCTGCTCGTTCGGGCGGATATCATTGTGACACAAGATGCTGAACGACGAGTCCTGCATGACGCCGGCGTGGCGATTACGGACGGTCTCGTTGTTGCCGTCGCCGAATACCCCCATCTCGAAGCGACCTATCGCCCGACGCAGCGACTGGACATGGGCGGCAAAATGCTCATGCCCGGCCTGGTGAATGGTCATACCCATCTACCGATGACCCTTTTTCGGGGATTTGCGGACGATCTTCCGCTTATGGAATGGCTTGAAAAACATATCTGGCCAGTTGAGACGCAACTCACCGACGAACTCTTGGAAATCGGTGCGAACATCGGCTGCTGTGAATTCATCAGAACCGGCTGTACCACGTTTCTTAATGGCTATTTCAATGAATATGTCACGGGAAATGCCGCCTATGACACAGGTTTGCGCGCTGTTTTGGGCGAAGGATTTTTCCATTTCCCATCCCCTCATTTTCCCACTGCCGAGGATTGCTGGCAAACAATTCGAGCACTTGATGCCCGATATGAAGGCAACGAGCGTATTCGGACCGCTGTCACCCCTCATGCCGCATTTACCGTGAACCCTGATGAATTGCAGGCCAGTTTTGAATTGGCGGAAGCTTTGGATGTTCCGTGGCAGGTGCATTTGGCGGAATCCCCGGCTGAAACAACGCTATGTCTTGAAAAACATGGCAAACGCCCTGTTGAACTGCTTCGTTCGCTTGGATTGTTAACGGCGCGGACCACGTTGCATCATTGTGTCGATATTACGGATGATGAAATCGCGGCTCTTGCAGACAACGCAGTCAATGTGGTTCATAACCCCGCTTCGAATCTAAAACTCTGTTCTGGTGTCTCTCCGGTGCAAAAGATGATAGAGGCTGGAGTGACAGTCGGGCTGGGAACTGACGGCGCATCAAGCAATAATCAGTTAAATATGTTCAGAGACATGGCGCTGGCCGCTTTGATTGGCAAGGTGCGCCATAATGATGCTTCGGCAATGAGTGCCCAAACTGTTTTGGATATGGCAACCGTGAATTCGGCTCAATGTCTGGGCTGGCCGGAACTGGGCCGTATCGAAGCTGGATGTCCGGCCGATATGATTGCGTTGGACCTGGCAAGCCCGAATCTCGTCCCCATGTTCTCGCCCGTTTCCCATGCCGTGTATGCGGCCACGGGGATGGAAGTGTGCATGACCATGGTCGCTGGAGAAATTTTGTATCTCTATGGCGATTTTAGAACAATCGACATGCAAGCCTTGAAACGCAATGCTTTTCGGGCTGTTGAATGGGTTCGGTCCAAGGCCGAACGATGA
- a CDS encoding PxxKW family cysteine-rich protein, with protein sequence MAKKNVTVSLDGAVMTDAGLTYKGVIMEPIDEKCEGCERIVTFEDKKYCPTYAQPSQKWSKGVCNFATHARAGVDKAGKVKVNPLKASKRAARGR encoded by the coding sequence ATGGCCAAAAAGAACGTTACAGTTTCCCTGGACGGCGCTGTCATGACCGATGCCGGTCTGACTTACAAAGGCGTCATCATGGAACCCATTGATGAAAAATGTGAAGGTTGTGAGCGCATAGTCACTTTTGAAGATAAAAAGTATTGCCCGACCTATGCCCAGCCCTCGCAGAAGTGGAGCAAGGGTGTGTGCAACTTTGCCACCCACGCTCGTGCTGGAGTTGACAAGGCCGGTAAGGTCAAGGTCAACCCGCTGAAAGCTTCCAAGCGTGCCGCTCGCGGTCGTTAG